In Verrucomicrobiota bacterium, the genomic window CTCGCGGGATTGTTTGGGGCTTCTGCATGAGACGTGGACGGGAGAGTGGGCATGCGGGGACAGACCGGGCACGTGGGGTTGCCTGGGTCAGGATCCGCAGCCTGGGGCGCGATGGCGATGAGGGCGGCTGCGGGTGTGTGTCAGGAGTCTTCGCCCCGGCCGTCGGCTGTTCCGGCTCGCGAGCGTGCCATGTGCGGCATCGCCGCCTCGACTACCGCTCGAAAGCAACCCGTCGTGGATGGGCGCGCCTGAGGTGAGCTGCGATCTCACGCTGACACCTGCCGGTCGCCTTCTCGTGCGTGAAGACGAGGGTGAGGATGGTGTTGGTCCCGACGCCTGGATGAAGAGAGCCGTCGCTGCTTTCTCGTCCTGCCAGGCCGCCGGTCTTTTCGCGCTCGCCGCCACGAGGCCGGACACGCCGCCGCCACCATCGTTCTGCTTCTGGCGCGATTTTGCCTGCGCCTACGTGACGCAGCTCTGCCGGACGCCCGAGATCGCAGGCAATCGCCTCAGTCTGATCGAGCCGCCTGCTGAGACAGAACGAATGACCATGCTGCTCTCCGCGCCACCGATGCGGGGCGGCGAGTACTTGAGCAGCGACGTGTTCCGCGATCTGTGGGTTGACCTTGACGCGTGGGTGCGCGAAGAGGTCAGCCGATCGGACGGGCTGACGGTTTGGCTGCGCAGACAGGCGCCACTCTGGCATCAGGTCGGTCGCGTCTGTTTTCACCTCGCCGAGAACAAGCGCGATCCCGAGTACCCGTTTGCGTTTCTGGCCACCTATGCGCCCCGTCTTTCCAAAGGCGGCCGGGTGCAGTATCAGCCCCTGGGCAGGGCGCTGCAGGAATACGCGGGCGAGCGGAATAAGAGGATGCTGATCAACCTGCTCTCGCCGGTTCATCGGGCCGCCGAGCAGGTTGACTTCGTCAAGGACCTCGTCGAGTCCGGCGATGTGTTCCATCCGTTGGCGTGGTCGCCGGGCGATGCGTATCGTCTGCTCAGGAGCGTTCCTCTCCTCGAGGAGACCGGGCTGCTTGTTCGACTTCCCGACTGGTGGCGCAAGCGGCAGCGCCCGCGCGTGGCGGTCACCATCGGTGAGAAGAGGAAAGGCGGTCTGGGCGCGGACGCCATGTTGGATTTCAGGGTTGATCTCGCCTTGGGCGACGAGAGGCTGACCGAAGCCGAGTGGCGTGAACTCATGGCGTCGGAGGACGGGCTTGCCTACGTCAAGGGGCAGTGGATCGAGATTGATCGTGGCAGGCTGTCTCAGGCCCTGGAGCATTGGAGGCAGGTGGAGGCCGAGGCGGCGGGCGGGGGCATCTCGTTCATCGAAGGCATGCGGCTCCTCGCCGGGGCGCCCGCGGACCTCTCGACCGACGCCGCATCGAAGGAATCGGATCTCGAGTGGTCGTTCGTTGACGCGGGCGAGTGGCTCGGCGACGTCCTCTCGGCCCTGCGCGATCCTGACGTGTTGGCATCCGGCAGACGCGGCGGGGGCTTCCGCGGCACGCTTCGTCATTACCAGGAGGCCGGGCACAACTGGCTCTGGTTCCTGTCGAGTCTTGGGCTCGGCGCGTGTCTGGCCGACGACATGGGGCTGGGCAAGACCATCCAGATCCTGTCGCTCCTGCTGGCCCTGAAAGAGGACAAGGGCGCACCGCGCCGGCCGTCGCTGCTGGTGCTTCCGGCATCGCTCGTGTCGAACTGGAAGGCCGAGATGGAGCGTTTCGCTCCGACACTCGAAGCCGCATTCATCCACCACTCGGAGACGGACAGGGAGGCGCTTGACGCGATTGCCGAGAGGCCCGGCGTGGTTCTGTCGAAGACCGACGTGGTCCTGACGACCTATGGGATGCTGCTCAGGCAGCCGTGGTTGCTCGACCAGAGCTGGCGGCTGGTCATCCTGGACGAGGCCCAAGCGATCAAGAACCCGTCGGCACGCCAGACGAAAGCCGCCAAGCAACTCAAGGCGGACTCGAGGATCGTGCTGACGGGCACGCCGGTGGAGAACCGGCTTTCCGATCTCTGGTCGCTGTTCGACTTCATCTGCCCGGGTCTGCTCGGTTCGGCCGCACGGTTCAAGAGATTCGTCAAGGGCCTGGCTGCGCGCGAGCAAGACCGGTACGCGCCGCTCAGAGACCTGGTGCGTCCGTACATCCTGAGGCGGCTCAAGACCGACAAGCGCGTCATTGCCGATCTGCCCGACAAGACCGAGATGAAGGCGTTCTGCGGCCTGTCCAAGAGGCAGGCAGCGTTGTACGCGAGGTCGGTCGCGGAGCTCACGGAGGCGCTTCAGGGGCTCGACGGGATGAAGCGGCGCGGGCTTGTGCTGGCCTACCTGATGCGATTCAAGCAGATCTGCAATCACCCGAGCCAGTTGCTCGGTGACGGTGCGTACGAGCCGGGCGACAGCGGCAAGTTCGACCGTCTCCGGGAGCTGTGTGAAGAGATCGCGTCGCGGCAAGAGAAGGTGCTCGTGTTCACCCAGTTCCGCGAGATGACCGAACCGATCGCCGTCTTCCTCGGCGAGGTGTTCAGCCGCGAGGGCCTTGTTCTGCACGGTGGAACCGCCGTCGGCAAACGCCGGAAGTTGATTGACGCATTCCAGCGGGACGGCGGGCCGCCATTCTTCGTGCTTTCCCTCAAGGCGGGTGGCACGGGACTCAACCTGACCGCTGCCTCGCACGTATTGCACTTCGACCGTTGGTGGAACCCGGCCGTGGAGAACCAAGCGACGGACCGGGCCTTCCGCATCGGCCAACATCGGAACGTGGTGGTGCACAAGTTCGTGTGCCGGGGGACAGTCGAGGAAAAGATCGATGCCCTGATCGAAGAGAAGATAGGCTTGGCCGACGACATCTTGAAGACGGGAGCCGAAGCGCTGCTGACCGAGATGGGCAACGAGGAGCTGCTCAAGGTCGTGGCGCTCGACATCAACCGGGCGGTCCTGTAGGAGACGAGTGATGAGCTGGTACCAATGGAGACCTTACGTGCCCGTAGCTGTGCGCCGCATGCAGGCTCTGAAGGAGATGGAGAGGCTCCGGAAGAAAGGAACGACCATCCAGCCCGTGCGGATTGAAGGACGGAAGATTGCGCGGACGTTCTGGGGCGCGGCCTGGTGCGACCATCTCGAGTCGTTCAGCGACTACTGGAACCGCTTGCCGCGCGGGCGCAGCTACGTTCGCAACGGGTCGGTGTGTCACCTCGACATCGCCAAGGGCAAGGTGAACGCCATGGTTGCCGGCTCTTCTCTCTATGAAGTGAAAGTCGCCATCAAGACGCTTCCCTCGACGAGATGGAAAGACATGAAGACGCGGTGCGCCGGGCAGATCGGCTCGCTCCTGGAGCTGCTCCAGGGCAGGCTGTCCGACAACGTGATGAAGGTCGTGACCGACCGAGACAAGGGCTTGTTCCCCTTGCCCGGCGAGATCAGCCTCGAGTGCAGTTGCCCCGACTGGGCGGTCATGTGCAAGCATGTGGCAGCGGTTCTCTACGGGGTGGGCGCGCGCCTCGACGAGAAGCCGGAGCTGCTGTTCCTGCTGCGCGGAGTGGACCACGAGGAACTGATCAGCGACGAGATCGGCCTCGCGACGGCGACGGCACAGACGGGCAGCGGCCGCAAGCGTATTGCGGATGAGGCCCTGGCGGACGTGTTCGGCATCGAGATCTCGGAGGATACGGCGCCTGCCCGGACAGCGCGCGCGCAGAACCGAACGCGGGCTGCGGCCGGATCCAAAGACGCTTCCCGCGCCACGGCCAAACGGATCGTGAAGCCGAAAGCCAAAGCCGTCGCGCGCGCGCGACGAGCCAAGGCGACATCCGCAGCAGGTGCGAAAACCTCTTCGCGCGTCGCGCGACGCACCCTGCCCGTCACCGGCAGGTCCGTGCTGCAGCTTCGGGCGGAGTTCGGCATGACGCGGGCGGAGTTCGCGAGGCTTCTCGGGGTCACTGCGCCCTCGGTGAGCAACTGGGAGAAGAAGACCGGAACGCTCCATCTGCATCAGCGCACGCTCGATGCATGGACCACGGCGACGCGATTGACCAGGCAACAAGCCTGGCGGAAGATGAGGCGTTCGTGAGCCGAGTATCACGGACAAGTGGGCAGTCTTCGACGAGTATATAGGCCGCGGCACGCACCGCGGCTGGACGCCTGTGCCTGAGATACTCCGTGAGTATGGCCGGGGATCTCATCTTCGCGCCCCGCGTCCCGCGGGGGATGAAGTAGCGCACGCGGCCGGGCACCTACGTCTCCAGCTCATCCCAGACACTCGTTGAGTTCTCGGTCCCGTTTGTGCTTCCGTTGCCCATAGGACGTTCTTCGTGCTTCGGCCCGATGGCTGAGGGTTGGGGCTCGTACTGGAAGGTTCTCGCCGCCCTCTGTCTGTTTTTTGGGGCGTACCTCCGGATCAGGCACGTCGCCAAACGTCGGCGGCGACAGACGGGTCAGCGGTCTTCTGCGCCACGACCATGATTTCCATCTCGTCCAGGTCGAGGAGCCTCCTGCCCCAATTCCCCGCTGTTCCGCCCCACATGTTGAGCACGGGCATGCCGGCGAGGTGGAAGAGGAGCGTGAGTTCCGTTGGGACGAAAGCTCGCTCGCGAAGCGCGACGGGAGGCAGTCCTTCTCGCGGTGGGTGTGCTGACAATTCAACCATCATCAGGGGGTCAAAGCGCCACTCCTCGACATCCTTATTCGTGTATCTGCGGAGCATGGCTGTTCCATTGAGTAGCGTGATCACTGCCTTGGCCTGTGGTCTCAGGCTTCGGGAGATGTTACACAGGATTGAGAGCGGCTGACCGATCGGATCATCGCTTTGACCAAGAAGCCCGAAGGCTCCCTCGCAGAGACAGATCGCGCCATCATACTCGCCGGGAGGCGAGAATCGAGCCGCATCCGAACGGATCCAGGTCACATTCACGCCGGCGGTCCTGGCCGCCTCAGCGGCCCTGCCGAGCATCTCGGAAGACACATCCAGCCCCGTGACCGCATAGCCTCGCTTGGCCAACTCGATGGAGTGACGGCCCGTGCCGCATCCCACATCGAGGATTGAACCGCCCGCGTGCAGTGACAGCTCCTCAAGCAGGAAATCCACCTCGACAACCGTGTTCTTTGTGAACACGTTGTCCTCGTAGATCGGGGCATGAGCGTCAAAGAACTCCTCCCACGTGCTTTTCTGCGCCATGACACGTCCTTTCGTCTCGCCTCCCCAGGTATCTTCTGATCGCGCTGGTCCGCAAGACGCGCTTCCGTCTGAGACTTGGGTGGTGCGTACCATGGTCTCGCAGCCTGTCACTCCACGAGCCACGCCGCAGCCGCTGTCACCAGCGACAAGCGGACCGGCGCCCGGATGTGAAGACCCCTTTCGCAAGAAGACACAGGGCCACCATCCATGCGGCACATTGTCCGATCGCCCGCGAGGCTGGGTCAAGTCCTCTCTTGACTGCAGTCACCGAGCGGTGCAGCGCCCACGTTATTGTTGTCGGGCGGCCGGTCTTGCCAGGTCCGCGTCGCGGCTCGCCGGTGTCCGGGCCGCCCGTGCCGGCCCCGCGGTGAGCCGGCGTTGGATAGCTCTTGCGCTGCCCCAGCATTTCTGGTTAGACCTTATCTGTACGACAGGTGGAGTGCGCGTGGTATCCCCTACTCTCGGGCAGTGCCGCCCGGGTGCTCGCCATGATCAACCAAATCTCACAGAGTCAGGCCGATTCCGAGTGGCCCGGTGACTGCGGCCATTTTGTCGTGTGGCGGGCTGCACGGCACCATGGCATGAACGTGTCGCTCAGGGAGATCAGTTACCGGATCAGCCCCTGGGTCGTTTTCACCGGGCCGATCACCGTGCAACGGCATCTGAGCAGACTTGGGATACGATCCACGTTCCACAACAGCTTCTCCGCGGCGCAGATCAAGGAGAAGCTCGACGAGGGGAAGCCGGTCATCGCGATGGTCAACATGGAGACGGCCAACTTCACGGACGGACTGAGCCATTACCTCTTTGTCGTCGACCATGACAAGAGGGGCTTCTATTTCTACGATTCATATTACTGGCTCGCCGCGTACCGGAGAGCGAAGGATGCGGCAGCGTTCGAGCGGCCGTACTTCATGGACTTCGCCGAGTTCGAGAGAAGCCGTCAGAACGTGCTCCAGCCAAGACAGCTTGTCGGAAAAGTGGAAAGCCTCGTTGGAATGGAGAAGTTCGTCATTGTGGTAGATGAAAGCGCGAAAGAAGCCATCGGCTGGAAGATCATGCTTGTCTTGAGGCTGCAGTACGTCGCGGAAAGAATCATCGAGGGCGTGGGAACGGTCGGGGCGTTCTTCTCGAGGCTGGGACGATCGCGTTGAGGCGGCGTGGGCGGCGGTTCTCGCGGTTGTCGAGGCCTGCGTCTCGTCGAGACGGTTCGCCGCACAGGGAGCCAGGACACTAGACCCGGGAGCGTGACACATGGCGAAGATCAGACCCAGCGGAGGCTACCGCGACCTGCGCAGTTTCCAGACGGCCACCATCATCTACGACGCCACCTACTGGTTCTGCGAGCGGTTTCTGGAGCCCCGATCGCGGATGAGCGACCAGATGGTCCAGGCTGCCCGCAGCGGCCGGCAGAATATCGCCGAAGGCAGCCGCGCCTCCGCCACCTCCTCGCAGACCGAGCTGCGACTGATCAACGTCGCGCGGTCCAGTCTGGAGGAGCTCCTGCTCGACTACGAGGATTTCTTGCGGCAGCGTCACCTGAGACGCTGGGCACCGGATGACACCGAGGCGCTGGCCGTCCGGAAGATCGGCCGCATTCATGCCGGAGATCCGTCCAATCCGTCGGATCCGTCGGATCCGTCTGATGAAGGGCGGTACGCGCTCTACGCCGAGTGGCTCGATCACGAGGACCCGGCCATCCGGGCGAATGCCCTCCTGTGCCTCATCAACCAGACCAACTACTTGCTCGACAAGCAGATCGAAGCGCTGGAAGCGCAGTTCATTGACGGCGGCGGCTACAGCGAACAGCTCGCCACCGCCCGCCTCGCCGAACGCAACCGCAAGAGGACAGCGCATCGGCCCCACGCGACAGATCCGTCCGATCTGTCAGATCCGTCCGATCCCATTCCGTCATGTCCTGAGTGCGGCAGGGCGATGGTGCTGCGCACCGCCCAGAAAGGAAACAACGCCGGCAAGCAGTTCTGGGGCTGCTCCGGCTACCCCGACTGCAAGGGCCTCCGGGACGTCTGACACTCCCGGCCGAAGCGACCGTGCAACTGCCTGAAACGCTGTGCTCGCTCCACGGGCCAAACGCCTGGAGAGCGCCCTGCTTGGACGAGGGGCAGGCGCCAGGTTCGAGCAGCTTGGCGTTGACCAGCGCTGCGAGTAGCCACAGACTGCGAGAGCATTCGGATCAGCTCGGGCCATAGCAGATGACGGTAACGCCATCTGCACCTATCCGTCACGTCCGCGGTTTGCGCGTCGGAGCGGTAACGGAAGGCATGCGTACGCCGGGATGCAGTGAGATCAAGGATGAACACAAGGCGATCTATACATCCGTTTGAGGGCCAGCGGTGGGACGTGGGTGTAATCGGAGCGGGGCCCGCCGGGCTTCTTTCCGCGATTTTCGCCGGGCGCGGTGGTCGATCCGTGGTCGTTGTTGACCGGATGGCGCAGGCGGGGCGCAAGCTGTTGGCGACGGGCGGGGGGCGGTGCAACATCACGAACGCGGCGGACAAGGCGGCGATGTGCGCGGCGTTCGGCGAGGCGGCGCGCTTTGTGCGCCCGGCGATGATGGCGTTCGGGAGCGGCGAGCTGCTG contains:
- a CDS encoding helix-turn-helix domain-containing protein, with product MSWYQWRPYVPVAVRRMQALKEMERLRKKGTTIQPVRIEGRKIARTFWGAAWCDHLESFSDYWNRLPRGRSYVRNGSVCHLDIAKGKVNAMVAGSSLYEVKVAIKTLPSTRWKDMKTRCAGQIGSLLELLQGRLSDNVMKVVTDRDKGLFPLPGEISLECSCPDWAVMCKHVAAVLYGVGARLDEKPELLFLLRGVDHEELISDEIGLATATAQTGSGRKRIADEALADVFGIEISEDTAPARTARAQNRTRAAAGSKDASRATAKRIVKPKAKAVARARRAKATSAAGAKTSSRVARRTLPVTGRSVLQLRAEFGMTRAEFARLLGVTAPSVSNWEKKTGTLHLHQRTLDAWTTATRLTRQQAWRKMRRS
- a CDS encoding DEAD/DEAH box helicase: MGAPEVSCDLTLTPAGRLLVREDEGEDGVGPDAWMKRAVAAFSSCQAAGLFALAATRPDTPPPPSFCFWRDFACAYVTQLCRTPEIAGNRLSLIEPPAETERMTMLLSAPPMRGGEYLSSDVFRDLWVDLDAWVREEVSRSDGLTVWLRRQAPLWHQVGRVCFHLAENKRDPEYPFAFLATYAPRLSKGGRVQYQPLGRALQEYAGERNKRMLINLLSPVHRAAEQVDFVKDLVESGDVFHPLAWSPGDAYRLLRSVPLLEETGLLVRLPDWWRKRQRPRVAVTIGEKRKGGLGADAMLDFRVDLALGDERLTEAEWRELMASEDGLAYVKGQWIEIDRGRLSQALEHWRQVEAEAAGGGISFIEGMRLLAGAPADLSTDAASKESDLEWSFVDAGEWLGDVLSALRDPDVLASGRRGGGFRGTLRHYQEAGHNWLWFLSSLGLGACLADDMGLGKTIQILSLLLALKEDKGAPRRPSLLVLPASLVSNWKAEMERFAPTLEAAFIHHSETDREALDAIAERPGVVLSKTDVVLTTYGMLLRQPWLLDQSWRLVILDEAQAIKNPSARQTKAAKQLKADSRIVLTGTPVENRLSDLWSLFDFICPGLLGSAARFKRFVKGLAAREQDRYAPLRDLVRPYILRRLKTDKRVIADLPDKTEMKAFCGLSKRQAALYARSVAELTEALQGLDGMKRRGLVLAYLMRFKQICNHPSQLLGDGAYEPGDSGKFDRLRELCEEIASRQEKVLVFTQFREMTEPIAVFLGEVFSREGLVLHGGTAVGKRRKLIDAFQRDGGPPFFVLSLKAGGTGLNLTAASHVLHFDRWWNPAVENQATDRAFRIGQHRNVVVHKFVCRGTVEEKIDALIEEKIGLADDILKTGAEALLTEMGNEELLKVVALDINRAVL
- a CDS encoding class I SAM-dependent methyltransferase, with amino-acid sequence MAQKSTWEEFFDAHAPIYEDNVFTKNTVVEVDFLLEELSLHAGGSILDVGCGTGRHSIELAKRGYAVTGLDVSSEMLGRAAEAARTAGVNVTWIRSDAARFSPPGEYDGAICLCEGAFGLLGQSDDPIGQPLSILCNISRSLRPQAKAVITLLNGTAMLRRYTNKDVEEWRFDPLMMVELSAHPPREGLPPVALRERAFVPTELTLLFHLAGMPVLNMWGGTAGNWGRRLLDLDEMEIMVVAQKTADPSVAADVWRRA
- a CDS encoding four helix bundle protein, with the translated sequence MAKIRPSGGYRDLRSFQTATIIYDATYWFCERFLEPRSRMSDQMVQAARSGRQNIAEGSRASATSSQTELRLINVARSSLEELLLDYEDFLRQRHLRRWAPDDTEALAVRKIGRIHAGDPSNPSDPSDPSDEGRYALYAEWLDHEDPAIRANALLCLINQTNYLLDKQIEALEAQFIDGGGYSEQLATARLAERNRKRTAHRPHATDPSDLSDPSDPIPSCPECGRAMVLRTAQKGNNAGKQFWGCSGYPDCKGLRDV